The DNA sequence GGTGGTCGAACAGACCAACCGTGGGGAGCGCGCCTACGATATTTTCTCCCGCCTTTTGAAAGAGCGGATCATTTTCGTGACCGGACCGGTCGAAGATGGCATGGCGACGCTGATTACAGCGCAGCTGCTGTTTCTTGAGGCAGATAATCCGAGCAAAGAAATCTCGATGTACATCAACTCCCCAGGCGGCGTTGTGACATCTGGTCTCGCGATTTATGACACCATGAAATACATCCAGCCAGCCATCACGACAGTTTGCGTGGGCCAGGCAGCCTCTATGGGGTCATTGCTCCTCGCCGCAGGCGAAAAGGGGCAACGTTTTGCTCTGCCGAACGCCAGGATTATGGTTCACCAACCCTCAGGCGGGTTCCAGGGCCAGGCGACTGATATTGAAATCCACGCGCGTGAAACACTGGCGCTCCGCGAGCGCTTAAACCAGATCTACGTGGAACATACAGGGCAGGACATTGAAACCGTCCGTGACGCGTTGGAACGGGATAATTTCATGTCACCTGAACAGGCAATGGATTTCGGTCTTATCGACAAAGTTGGCGCCACGC is a window from the Rhodobiaceae bacterium genome containing:
- the clpP gene encoding ATP-dependent Clp protease proteolytic subunit, whose protein sequence is MKDPLELTMNLVPMVVEQTNRGERAYDIFSRLLKERIIFVTGPVEDGMATLITAQLLFLEADNPSKEISMYINSPGGVVTSGLAIYDTMKYIQPAITTVCVGQAASMGSLLLAAGEKGQRFALPNARIMVHQPSGGFQGQATDIEIHARETLALRERLNQIYVEHTGQDIETVRDALERDNFMSPEQAMDFGLIDKVGATREDFGKAED